The Cytobacillus firmus genome segment GATGTTTTTCTCCTGAGCTTTCCCCGGAACGATTTCCTTGAAGCGTCTATATGCATTCATGAATTGTTCCCGCTCAATTCCTTTTTCGTATGCCATTTCAATGCTTTCAAAATATTTTATAACATCCACAATTTCTTCTGTCGACCAATCCTGGTCAATCGGGTACTGATATTCCATTACCTTTCACCTCATTTATGATATTCATGATGCATTTTATCGCAGTCTAACGGGCAGTAAGTCCCCACTTCCAGACTCAGAGAAATCAAAGGAGGATAAGTGGGGTCAAACTGCCCGTAAAGGCCCGATTGGTTCAACTAACAATCACTGGGGGATAAGGCCCCCCACTGATTGAAGTTTCACTTTATCATTAATTAGTCCATTTCCCCCTGATGGTTTCACCTTCTGCTATAATCCGCTCGAATAGTTCTTCCACGGACGGGATATCCTTAATTAATCCCATAACTTGTCCAGCCCATGCAAACCCTTCCTGATCTTTCCCTTCATATATATATTTCTTATTAGCATTCCCGCTAATGTAATTTTTTAACTGCTCATAGCCGCCGTTTTGTTTTTCAATTTCCAGTATCTTATCCGACCATGGATTCGCAATCACCCTTGCAGGTGCACCTATAGTTCTTTTAATGACAACTGTGTCATTTTCTGTTCCTTCGACTAAGCGGTTTTTATATAATTCAGAAGC includes the following:
- a CDS encoding UPF0223 family protein translates to MEYQYPIDQDWSTEEIVDVIKYFESIEMAYEKGIEREQFMNAYRRFKEIVPGKAQEKNICDDFEEQSGYSSYRTVKLAKERSAGDKLKMQK